The Ziziphus jujuba cultivar Dongzao chromosome 1, ASM3175591v1 genome segment GTCCTTTTGACTGATCATATAGCAAAAGACTTAAATATGTTTAGTTTGATGTCATCctttttcttaaagaaaatGGCAGTTAACTTATGCAAAACATGTCCAAACCTCGTAGTATGTTCATACTTGACACAATATTATCAAAAGAAGTGGAAGGCTCCTCATTATAGTGAAATGATACTCTTCACCAATGTCCTTATTAAGGTCCATGAGCTTGTTATAAAAAGGATGAAAGTTTCAAGATAAGCTTCTTCGCATCACTAACTCCATCATACACAATAAAGTTCAATAAATTGAAACAGTGTTGTTCTCAttttatcaaacttgataaatttcttattaAACTCATTCATGAGCTTGTTCACAGTATCCATTTTtagaatatttgaaaattttagaatCATCCATTTGATTCTCCATGACCATCATATAGCACTTATACAGGTACTTCAAGTCCTTATACAACATTTAACCTCAACAATACTATTAATTATTTGGTATCTTCAGTGGATCAATTTCTAAagctaaatctagctttatgAGAGTCAAAATCATTATCAGAATCTTATGCatctaataattaattcaatCTAACTAAGTCATGCATTTATAGGAGAGAAATAGATGTACTCCTAGCTGtagaaatagcaaaaaaattggaatgcaTTCCATCACAAGGACTATGCAAGTGTTATCTTTGCAGCCCCTTTAATCATATCAAATTACTTAATATCGCTAGGGTCCTTGTAGCACAAAGGATACCCATACATGGGCCAGGGATAGTCAACTAAGTCACtataatcaaatgcattgaattaAGTCACCGGTAGTTTAACTCAAAACTGCAATTCATGGTattcaatcaacttccactGCTATTCTAAGCATCCTACCAAGTAATTAAACCATTGATAAAGTAGCTTAGTCACCAATATGAACCCTGGTTTGTAAGTGAATAGAATAATTACATTagtaatttcatgaaataggtaaGCTAAGTCTTGCAATGGACAAGCACTTGGACATCCTACCCATTATGTCAACTCTATGTTTACACCCATAAATTGGACAAATTAAGTTTCACAATAGGCAAGTGCTTAACATTGCatttaatatatcaatttttatgtcgttggcaatttcatgatattGACAAAATAAGCTTCATTATAGGTGAGCACTCATAATTCCACAACATTATACCAACTAGGTACTAAGCCTCATGACAATTGATGATTTGGACAAACTAAATCTTGTGACAGGTAAGTACTTAATCTCTCTATACCACTATTTTAAGCATGGCACAAAGCCTTTCAATCGGCAATTTAAcccaaaaacatttaatttatgACCATGggcatttttatttaaataaatttggaatatgattttgtgaatattttgccgacggaaaccattatatttttaccattttaatgCTCCCAATGACAACCATCATTTTGCATCAATGTTCTATAGTATAAAACCACAATTACAATATCtttatcttccattttactacaaaattaaatcaataatattaaactaaattaataaatatataaaaatacgaaataatactaaacaaacatattaactgtctAAAAAAAAccgattatttatttttgggccaaataacattttcctactggcggaaaactgacaGATTGACGGAACAttgcggaagttcatctttttcgccaattttTCTATGCTTTTACTGGTTTTTGTGATTTTTCAGTTCTATACAATTTTTTCCCTATTGTGACACCATATGTTACCTAACTTTAAACTCAAATACAATACAAGAATAACAAAGTAGTTGGACAATTTCATATCATTTCGCACCAatgtttcatctaataagaaaaaagaagaaattttttatctGAGTTTAGCTttaaaagtgagaaaatacaagaaaaagagaatgGGAGCAGATAAGATATCAAGGAGAACAAGCTCACTAGtgagaatgatttttttttttttttttttttttaaggtgaaCGGGTGTTTATCTAGCGAgtaggaaaaaggaaagggtaagagaaaaatattttgtaagtTTCAATTTAGTTAAGAATATTTTTGTCCATAATTggctagttttttaaaaaaataaaaatttttcttttttcaaattttgatttataggatgtctatttttcaaaaaaacccaaatttaTATCCACTGTTTTGCACTTTCTTAAACCCAAGctaaattagataaaatttttattttttatttttggtaaaatatgGACTAATTTTTTGAAACACGTACtagatttttctaaaaaaataatcattaaaatttcaacttgaaatgtaataataataataatactgtcaaacacttaaaaataaaagataaaaaaattcttccaaaaataaatatttttaaaatatgttagaaaatttagatttttttttttttttttttggtttgtgttctgAATGTGCTTGAAAGCTAAGTGAGAACTAATGCTAtagatagattaaaaaaaaaaagttaatatttttctacattaaaaataagataaactatttaaaatgaaaataaaatggttgttttgagaaaatataataacaatgaagcttttttttttttttctttttgtcagaTTTATCATTGCTGTTATACatatactattttttattttattaaagtttatttattgaaaatgataaattacTAATAGATTTACAATTTCAAACGGTTAcacttaattaatattttttattttttttaaagaaaaatataagtttttttttttttttttttttttttttttttttttttttttttttttttcgaaatttCTATTGGTATCGACATATTATGCTTCTATAAAATTGGATCTTGATATTTTTGGTATACCGACATTCTAGAAAATTGGATCCTGATATTTTTTGTATAACGACATTCTTTTCCATGGGGCATGTGATTGGGACACCTAGGAGAGAGTTTTGCTATCACCATGGTCTCTAAAACAGTTCGTGTTGAAGGTGGTGAAGAACTTTATTTAACGAATACCTACTTGTGGCTTCAATGAAATCAAGAATTGTGACCTAATGAATAACTACAATTGTCCATGCCACTTTGACCGATCTACAAAGCGTACCTAAAAACCATCAGGAGAGGCACCAAATCTGCTGCTAAATGGCTAAAATTAatggacttatatatatataataataacaaaagcgattaaagaaaatattacaaGTGGACATGATCAGAAATAATTGCATTCTGAACTCTGAAGTACAAAAACAAATTATcaccaaaaagtaaaaaagaacaaaaacaaatgaaGTATAATTAGCGGCCTTCAATCATCGACATTGTGGCTTCATTTATGGAGGATTTCACATCAGTTTGTGGTTTAAGGTTGTATTTCAATGCGCTTTGGAAATAAAACAAAGGTTCCTTGGGTTTGGGACGATCTGTTTCATTGCTTAGCATGAACACTACCTCTTGCATTGTTGGTCTATCCATAGGATGGTCCTGTGCACAAAGAAGGCCAACATCTATGCATCTCACTACTTCAGGTGACGAATATGAGTCGGCCAATATTTCATCCATTAAATCCAATGCCCTGCATTCACTCCATAGATGCCATGCCTAATATAGTCCTCATATATCAGAATGAAGTTCAAATAGATACAGGTAATATATTAAGATTGGTGAGTAAATGTGAACTCACATAAGCTATTAGGCTTAGCAGTTGATcatgatagtggaagttgttaTTCTTCTTGCCGCTAACTATCTCTAACAGCAACACTCCAAAGCTATACACGTCAGATTTCTCAGACAATATTCCACCCATTGCATACTCTGGAGACATATAGCCACTGCATTAGATTATTGGAACACGTTACTTAGTAGATATTGATTTCCATTAGTTTTCAGAATTCTCATTACAGTATCTACATGCTGTGGCTAACAACACATTGTAATAATGGCATTTATAAGTAATATTTCTTGGCAGCTTGACTATGCTAAAGTCATAAAACTGgaactttatcaaaatttttagccCCACAAGAAGCTTTCTAAAATCTATTACAATTGAACATATAGCAGAATAACTTAGGGGAGTATTTACAGAGTATTTTCATTCATAGGATATTCATATGGACAAAGAACCGGTGATTCATGAACAATATATCACTGGCCAGGCAAGAATATGTAAACTATATGCTGAAGTTGGACTTAAACCTGAAAATCATGTTGAGAATCATACTTTCTAATCATAGTTCTCCTGCAGAAGTGAAAATTCCATTGCACAGGCTAAAAGTAGAACAACTAGAATTTCCATTGCAGGAGAATTTGTAAGCATAATATATGATCATGAGGAAATTAATTGTAACTGCTAACATTGACGCACCTATTACAACaacattatgttttattttatttaattattttttttggtaatttcaacaatattatGCTTGATAATGCACAAatgatttatatttagaaaACAGAAGCAGTTGGTATATGTTAGAGAAGGAAGGATGCTTACAGTGTTCCCACAACCCTATGAGTATTAGCTAAATCTAACGTCCCTTGAAAAATACGTGCCAGTCCAAAATCTGATATTTTAGGATTTAAGTTCTCATCCAAGAGAATATTGCTGGCCTTCAAATCTCTATGTATTACCCTTAGATATGAATCATGATGGAGATATAGAAGACCTTTAGCAACACCAAGAATAATGTTGAAGCGCTTAGACCAATTAAGCTCTGATCTTCTCCTGGAATCTGAAAAATAACATCAAATTTGAAAATAGTGTTCTTTTCTATTCTTATGCATTTAGGAGTAGAAGATAGACAATGAGCACAAATTTCCATTTGATATATTAGGCATATCGACAGAATTATTTGAGCAGCAGTATATGACAATGACCACCAAATGGGATATGAAATAGATGGATTAAGGAGGAACCAAAAGGACCTATCCATGTATGTAGGACACTTCATACGACAACTAACTGTAAATCAAGCTTCTTGCAATTGGACACTGTAAATGTATTCTGAGGTCTACTGCCTGATATGTTACTCCATGAAACTCAACACATATCTAGAGAGATTTATTCTTCTTTACTCTAATACTGGAATTTTGAATTGTTTTCCATAGTAGCTGGCTTGAGATTAGTGGCTAGCAAATGTAGCTAGGCATGGGAGTTTCTGTGTTGGTCAAGTACACATATAGTTGGCAGGATGTAATTTAAGAACCTTTGGACGGCAGTTCAAACCTTCATTTCTTCTAAAACTCTATCGTGGCCTAATTCATTTGATGAATCAAATAGACTATCAATCTAACATTGGCAGACAAGATAGATTAGAATGAAAGAGTAGTGTTACAGATTATGGTTCGTCAAACCAACCAAAGAGAAACATATCCAAGCTCTTATTTGGCATGAACTCGTAAATTAGTAACTTCTCTTCTTTGTATATGCAGCAACCAATGAGTCTAACAAGATTTCTGTGCTGGAGTTTTGAGATCAAAATCATCTCATTCTTGAACTCTTTTGCACCTTGTCCTGAGTTACTAGAGAGCCTTTTAACTGCTATCTCCTTCCCACCATGTAGTTTCCCCTGCAAATAAGTAGCCAAAACTTAAATTTGCCAAGATCGATGCATGCTATCACCCGTGCCCCCAAGACAGAGGATCTCCTATTCtaataaattgtaaaatgtGTGCTATTGTCATAGAAGTAAGCGCTGTTTCTAttggacaaaataaaataaaatcacctTATAAACAGGACCGAATCCTCCTTGCCCAAGTTTATTTGACATGCTGAAGTCATTTGTTGCCACTAATATGTCATCAAAGTCAAAAAAAGCATGTTCAGATGGATCATACGGTTCTGCACTTTCAAGTGTGTCCCTTGAAATGTCGCTCATATCTATTAAGTCAATGTGCTCTCTGGTATCCATAATATTTCCTGCTTTTTGAGTTTTAGAAATCAGATTTAAATGcagtttagaaaataaaataaaaagattaccAGTaggtatataaaaaaatcaggTAACTTGATGCATAAGTACTGCAGtagagattaaaaataaatatgtgctAAGTGAGTCCACGTTTTCCATATCTGTTTAAGTTTATTTAGTATTACCCTGTTTGAATGCTCAAAGGATAAAAGAATTCAGTTCTCATCTCatcataaaaaatcataaatataaataacagtaatccgAAATATCAATAAGATTAATAGAGTTATGTCCATGGAAAGCCCAGATGcatatatactttttctttttctataattcACAAACTAAGTGTTTTGAATTGTTTGGTCAACCAATGGGAAAGGCATTTGGCACTAAAATTGTTCCCTAGgagaatattatattaaatcaaCACGACAGACACCCTAACAGAGATAGTAAAAGCAGCACAACATTCTAGCAACGAAAGGAATGAGAGCTTATGTACTTACTCTTCTGGTCAGTTTTCCACCtgtaccaaaagaaaaatatggctCCTAATATGAAACTTGAACCGATTACTGTAAGGCTAATGATAACCTTCTCCATTTGCTTTCTCCCAACTGAACCATTAAATGAGCATAACACAAAAATAGGtggatcaaacaaaaacaaacagtGCTGTGCAAACACAAAAGCCAAATAATATTCAGGGAAAAGGCTTCATTCTCACCTAGTTCTGAATATGCAAGACGAAGAAAAAGATCTTCCCCATCAAAGGAAAACTCCTGAATGTCAATAAGGTCTTTTGACCACACCAAACACCCTATGCTGTTAACAAATGCATAAGCTAGGCATGAACAATTACTCTGGCACCATGCATGGCATTCGTCAGCATAATCAACCTGCACATATTCATAAAAATCAGGAAGTTTCACCATACTCTTCTTCCAAAACCCATCTTCCTTTCCTCCAGAGGAAGCTGAGCTACTGATGTTTTTCTTACAAAGTAATTCAGTTTTCCTTAGACACCCTCCAGTCCAGTTTCCTTCACTCCACTCCTCACGTGATTTTGGTTTAAACCCTTTCAAACAATTACAAATAGGAGATTCAGATGTTTTGCACACTGCAAAATGTCCGCACACCCCATATGCATCACATGAACTGTTTGGTGCCTCCCACGAGTTCCACCTAGCATATGATTCATTGTATTTCATCAGGTTTACAATCTTTAGAACTCCTTCTGATGAAATGAACATATTTAAGTTTATAGAGCTGTTGAATGAATTAAAATAGTAACTAGTTGTTCCCTTCTCAATATCTTCTTCAAGTTTAAATGTACTTAGATATGATGAACCCATTTCGGGTATCCCAACAAACTTTGACTTATCCCATGGCCCACTTCTCCAGTGAGGAGTTGATCCATTAATCCAAATAAAGGCTTCTGGAGGTGTCTGTGGTGCAATTCCAACAATGAAGTTTCCAAGAGATGGATCAGTTTCACTTTTCCAAGATGTCAACACAGATGTCTCACCAGTTTTAGTATTAAAACCTAGTTTTACTTTGGGTAATAACGTATCACCAGGATGATCAAAGCTCTGCCACAAAATTTCCTCTGATATGTGGTCTTTCTTGAGAATGAAGTTTCCATTATCTAAAAGCATTGCAActgaagaatttgatggaaCAAGAATATCAGTTGTCCAGAAAGACTTCTTCTTTCCATCCACAAGATTTAGatttccattgctgccaattgtCAGACTTGCAGAAGAGTCTGTGACTGCAAGGGGATTCTCTCTGTTGGCGACCCATACAACTATCCGTGGTGAGATTTGCTTGTACCAAATACCCACATATCGATTTCCAGAGTTATTAGGACTGAAGAATCCTAACTCGAAAGTTTGGTTTGGGGAGATCAAAGTTTGTTCTTCAGATAACACTTGGGATGAAGTTATATTATAAATTGCATAGCAACGATTCATTTGAAACAAGTAGAATAATAGACACACAGAAAACTGAAATACGATGCAAAATGTGTGTTTTGCCCCCATTGGCCAATAGTATTCAACCAAAAATAGGCGCCCTTTCGATTATATTTATACGATTCTTTTGATATTTGCAAGGAAATTTTCTAATTGTAGCACAAAGCTTTGAACTAT includes the following:
- the LOC107421688 gene encoding G-type lectin S-receptor-like serine/threonine-protein kinase At1g61500 isoform X2, which encodes MGAKHTFCIVFQFSVCLLFYLFQMNRCYAIYNITSSQVLSEEQTLISPNQTFELGFFSPNNSGNRYVGIWYKQISPRIVVWVANRENPLAVTDSSASLTIGSNGNLNLVDGKKKSFWTTDILVPSNSSVAMLLDNGNFILKKDHISEEILWQSFDHPGDTLLPKVKLGFNTKTGETSVLTSWKSETDPSLGNFIVGIAPQTPPEAFIWINGSTPHWRSGPWDKSKFVGIPEMGSSYLSTFKLEEDIEKGTTSYYFNSFNSSINLNMFISSEGVLKIVNLMKYNESYARWNSWEAPNSSCDAYGVCGHFAVCKTSESPICNCLKGFKPKSREEWSEGNWTGGCLRKTELLCKKNISSSASSGGKEDGFWKKSMVKLPDFYEYVQVDYADECHAWCQSNCSCLAYAFVNSIGCLVWSKDLIDIQEFSFDGEDLFLRLAYSELVGRKQMEKVIISLTVIGSSFILGAIFFFWYRWKTDQKRNIMDTREHIDLIDMSDISRDTLESAEPYDPSEHAFFDFDDILVATNDFSMSNKLGQGGFGPVYKGKLHGGKEIAVKRLSSNSGQGAKEFKNEMILISKLQHRNLVRLIGCCIYKEEKLLIYEFMPNKSLDMFLFDSRRRSELNWSKRFNIILGVAKGLLYLHHDSYLRVIHRDLKASNILLDENLNPKISDFGLARIFQGTLDLANTHRVVGTLGYMSPEYAMGGILSEKSDVYSFGVLLLEIVSGKKNNNFHYHDQLLSLIAYAWHLWSECRALDLMDEILADSYSSPEVVRCIDVGLLCAQDHPMDRPTMQEVVFMLSNETDRPKPKEPLFYFQSALKYNLKPQTDVKSSINEATMSMIEGR
- the LOC107421688 gene encoding G-type lectin S-receptor-like serine/threonine-protein kinase At1g61500 isoform X3 → MGAKHTFCIVFQFSVCLLFYLFQMNRCYAIYNITSSQVLSEEQTLISPNQTFELGFFSPNNSGNRYVGIWYKQISPRIVVWVANRENPLAVTDSSASLTIGSNGNLNLVDGKKKSFWTTDILVPSNSSVAMLLDNGNFILKKDHISEEILWQSFDHPGDTLLPKVKLGFNTKTGETSVLTSWKSETDPSLGNFIVGIAPQTPPEAFIWINGSTPHWRSGPWDKSKFVGIPEMGSSYLSTFKLEEDIEKGTTSYYFNSFNSSINLNMFISSEGVLKIVNLMKYNESYARWNSWEAPNSSCDAYGVCGHFAVCKTSESPICNCLKGFKPKSREEWSEGNWTGGCLRKTELLCKKNISSSASSGGKEDGFWKKSMVKLPDFYEYVQVDYADECHAWCQSNCSCLAYAFVNSIGCLVWSKDLIDIQEFSFDGEDLFLRLAYSELGNIMDTREHIDLIDMSDISRDTLESAEPYDPSEHAFFDFDDILVATNDFSMSNKLGQGGFGPVYKGKLHGGKEIAVKRLSSNSGQGAKEFKNEMILISKLQHRNLVRLIGCCIYKEEKLLIYEFMPNKSLDMFLFDSRRRSELNWSKRFNIILGVAKGLLYLHHDSYLRVIHRDLKASNILLDENLNPKISDFGLARIFQGTLDLANTHRVVGTLGYMSPEYAMGGILSEKSDVYSFGVLLLEIVSGKKNNNFHYHDQLLSLIAYAWHLWSECRALDLMDEILADSYSSPEVVRCIDVGLLCAQDHPMDRPTMQEVVFMLSNETDRPKPKEPLFYFQSALKYNLKPQTDVKSSINEATMSMIEGR
- the LOC107421688 gene encoding G-type lectin S-receptor-like serine/threonine-protein kinase At1g61500 isoform X1; the protein is MGAKHTFCIVFQFSVCLLFYLFQMNRCYAIYNITSSQVLSEEQTLISPNQTFELGFFSPNNSGNRYVGIWYKQISPRIVVWVANRENPLAVTDSSASLTIGSNGNLNLVDGKKKSFWTTDILVPSNSSVAMLLDNGNFILKKDHISEEILWQSFDHPGDTLLPKVKLGFNTKTGETSVLTSWKSETDPSLGNFIVGIAPQTPPEAFIWINGSTPHWRSGPWDKSKFVGIPEMGSSYLSTFKLEEDIEKGTTSYYFNSFNSSINLNMFISSEGVLKIVNLMKYNESYARWNSWEAPNSSCDAYGVCGHFAVCKTSESPICNCLKGFKPKSREEWSEGNWTGGCLRKTELLCKKNISSSASSGGKEDGFWKKSMVKLPDFYEYVQVDYADECHAWCQSNCSCLAYAFVNSIGCLVWSKDLIDIQEFSFDGEDLFLRLAYSELVGRKQMEKVIISLTVIGSSFILGAIFFFWYRWKTDQKTGNIMDTREHIDLIDMSDISRDTLESAEPYDPSEHAFFDFDDILVATNDFSMSNKLGQGGFGPVYKGKLHGGKEIAVKRLSSNSGQGAKEFKNEMILISKLQHRNLVRLIGCCIYKEEKLLIYEFMPNKSLDMFLFDSRRRSELNWSKRFNIILGVAKGLLYLHHDSYLRVIHRDLKASNILLDENLNPKISDFGLARIFQGTLDLANTHRVVGTLGYMSPEYAMGGILSEKSDVYSFGVLLLEIVSGKKNNNFHYHDQLLSLIAYAWHLWSECRALDLMDEILADSYSSPEVVRCIDVGLLCAQDHPMDRPTMQEVVFMLSNETDRPKPKEPLFYFQSALKYNLKPQTDVKSSINEATMSMIEGR